The Scleropages formosus chromosome 3, fSclFor1.1, whole genome shotgun sequence genome contains the following window.
CATTAAGTTGATGTGAAAACCAGTAATTAAAATTGAGGGTAATTTTGTATCCCCTAATGTTTAATTAACACTGTACTACTATTATCCTTGCTGAATGATGCGTGTGCTAATTTTTTAGTAGCAGTTGTATAGAAACTTCCCTCATACGCAGCTGTACATGAAATCTGCACAATTGGTTGACAAGCAGTTACCCTCCCCACTCCCATCATATGTTCTGTCAGATTCTGGCCATGAGGTTTGATGCCTCGATCCACTGACTGGAGACACTGGACCTAAATGGCGCAGCATGACTTTGTCCCTGCCTGGCTTAACTTCTCAACGCCTCAGCCTGCCAAGGTGAGAGCAAGGTCACTGGGGTAACAAGATTGAGGACACAACATGCTGGTCACCATGTTCCCAGGCTGGGGAGTCTGGAAGGTCTTTGCAGGCCTATGCAGTGATGCGCAGGACTAAGAGTGTGAATGGAAGAAAACCGAAccatgtttgtttgcatttgtcCACTTGATTGTCTGCAGCTTTTAAGAGGCATTTTCTAATAGAATTCCATGACTCCTGAACTGTCCCTGTTAATATGTCCGCAAGAGAAAGTGCACAGCACTAGAGGATCAACTGCTCTGGAGGATCAGTCTTAGGGGGCTCATGAGCTTTTCTACACCTAAATAAGCTAAGTGGCAAAATCATTACAGGGTTTTTGCAACACTAGAACGCTAACATCATGCATCTTCCTCAGTGCTGTTCTGTGCCATCAGAGGTGCAAGAAGTTCTGCAGAATTGACAAAAGAGGCgacacaaaataaaaaccaaaagcaTCTTTTGCTGTCAGccctgtttgctgtgtgtgtcagtggtcATCCTACACAGCATATGTCCATTTGACTGCTTTTGTGAAGGATTTGCAAATGGGTTGGTCAAGCAAGGATGGCTGTGAGGGTGTCCAGTAGTGACTGCTTGCCTTTCCTGTGTCCCTAGTCCCCTGCAGCCAACTTTGAGAGGCCAGCAGAGCACCTTGCTCGCGGTGATGGCCGGCCCTCCGTGAACAGGCGTCGCCACAACTCATCCGATGGCTTCTTCAACAATGGGCCCCTTCGAGCTCCTGCAGGTGACAACCCTGGGTTCAACTAAACTGCAACAGATTCGGGATCTGTTGATAAGAACTTAAATCCCCACACTGTATTCGGAGTCTGACCAAAAACTTTCATGTTGAAATTCTAGTGCAGTGTTTCCACATTTTAACATAAAAGTGGAGTTAAGTGTGAGAAAGTCCATGTGACATTGGTTGAAGTAATTTACAATATCAAACAAGCTTGTTTTTAAACCTAGCACTCATGGTCCCATTGTATGTTTCTAAGCTATTGTTGTTTGTAAACATCTTTGTTTAATGAatagtttttcttattttgatCATTAGGCATTAGTGGAATGGTTGTTAAATCATCTGAGACAATTCAGTTCCATAGAGCTCACGAATTTAAATGATGTCCAGACGATTTTATAGGTGTACCATAGCCTCTGTCTTTAATGTGTTTACCTGTGCTTATGCAGCTTTGATTTAACCCCCAGACATGTTAACTCGGGTTAATAGCACACTGGTTAAACAAAGCTGGTTGCACTAAAGTTTTCTCATCCTCAGGTGATGGTTGGCAGCAGCCATCGCTCCTGCGACATGACTCGGTGGACTCAGCCGTGTCCAAGGGTAGTCACGGAGGGCTGGCAGGAGGATCCGGGTGGAAGGAGCCCTCAGGCTGGCACGCGGCAGCACGGGGAGGTGAGCCCCCTCCACATCACCACCACAACACAGGCCGGCATCAGAAGCGCGGAGGGGACCGTGATCGGGAGCGGCAGGGTGGGCACCGACAGCGCAATTGCATCTTCCACCCCCGCAAGGGGGGCCCCTTTCAGGACAAGTTCTCCACTGAAGACCGCAGGGATGGCAAGGAGGAAAGGCTGAAGTTTGTGGAGGAAGACTTTGTGAGTGTCTCTTTACTGTGCAGTCTCATTGTTCCTATTTATTGTGAAGGTAACTGCAGAATTTCGTAatttattagttattaaaaACCCTTTCTTTTGCTGATGTTGACAGTGCTGTGAAACTTTTTGAAAATGGTACTTTGTTAtccaaattaattcattaaccCAAACTTGAGAAACTATTGGCAGTGGACTCAATAAACCAAAAAAGTTCAGGGAACAGTATGGATGTCTTAGGCTCAGTTGAACCTCCAGCCGGGAGATGCTTATCAGGTCAGCATAATTGGAGTGTTCAGTGATGACTCATTGTTTTCACTGGCTACAGCTCACTTCATGTACTATTTGCTGTGATTAAGAGCTCTGTTTACTGTTTCCCTCttacaacaaatgaaaatcaaaaagaCCATTCAAATTTTACGTTCTCCTTAATTTTGTAGGATATGATgtaatgtgaaattaatatcAATGATGAATATTAGTGAGTATGataacttttctttaaaaaaatactgaaaagtgAATTGTTTAACAGCCCTCCCTTAACCCGGAAGCAACTGGAAAACCGGTAAACCAGACCCGTGCGGTGGCGACCCCTGCTGGTGTGTGGGGTGagtgttctttcttttctttctttctttgtcttttttttttttttctttctgtctgtctgtctttatttctgcagaaaaaaattcccaaGACATGTCCTCAAGATGTACTCTGGACTTTTCTTGTGTCTGCAGAGAATCCCCCAAGTGCCAAGCAGGTTGTGTCCAAGATGCTTGTCATTAAGAAGGTTTCCAAGGAAGACCCCTGTGCCGCTTTCTCGGCAGGCTTTGCCAGCACTGGGCCTCTCCCTGCCAGCAGCAACAAAGTTCCCATCTCTGGACCCAGTGTTTACAAAAATCTGGTACCCAAGTCAGCTGCAGCCACCACTAAGGTACCACTCAAGGCTACATTTTTAGGTTTAAGAATCAAAATTAGCTTGACCTTTTCCCAGACTGATAGCACCATATCTTTGTAGCTGCAGGGTGTGCAGGTTATTGCTAATTATCTGGGCTGTCACTCCTCCTTCTGGATTAGATCTCAGTGATGATTTAAATTGTGGCTTCTTAGGACTAGATTTTATTGGTTGACAGCATAAATATTTTCTGCTAAATTAGTTTAGTATACAGTGACAGTGGTATAAAGATTCGTATATAGTGGGACttaagtgtgttttgtttggctCTGCCATGGTCTCTCGTGACCGACAGTTGCATCAGTTCGatagtgggacagctggtggtgtagtggttagagttgctggcaattattcacccatctgtgtaaatgagtgaataaatgtaactacctaacattgtaagttgcttttaagaaaagcatcacttgaatgaatgaatgaatgtaaatgtagtgggCTTAGCAGGTATTGGTGCAGAATTCTTCCAAATCAAATATTTGGGCATATTCTACAGACAGGTCCTTGGAAGTCCAATGGTAGGGAACCAAAGCCAACTCTACACTTCTCTGGCCGGGACTCTGCCTTTGTCAGCCCAGTCTCTGTgaccaaaccccagacccctgtGAGTGCCC
Protein-coding sequences here:
- the gpbp1l1 gene encoding vasculin-like protein 1 isoform X1, whose amino-acid sequence is MAQHDFVPAWLNFSTPQPAKSPAANFERPAEHLARGDGRPSVNRRRHNSSDGFFNNGPLRAPAGDGWQQPSLLRHDSVDSAVSKGSHGGLAGGSGWKEPSGWHAAARGGEPPPHHHHNTGRHQKRGGDRDRERQGGHRQRNCIFHPRKGGPFQDKFSTEDRRDGKEERLKFVEEDFPSLNPEATGKPVNQTRAVATPAGVWENPPSAKQVVSKMLVIKKVSKEDPCAAFSAGFASTGPLPASSNKVPISGPSVYKNLVPKSAAATTKTGPWKSNGREPKPTLHFSGRDSAFVSPVSVTKPQTPVSAPPQVAPKELPSSTTPPIDITPPRLKLMRRGPDRKSDFLRALKDEGNGELSTCGSPGTPGEAENTPESREYGETVCHENGVSHSPSDSDTEHQLLSSSLEAEHRLLKAMGWQEYPENDDNFLPLTEDELKEFQTKTEQLKKNGFGRNGVLFKTRGVTLQFTPWRNTVDVCADEGSETSSSQTSDDDDT
- the gpbp1l1 gene encoding vasculin-like protein 1 isoform X3; amino-acid sequence: MAQHDFVPAWLNFSTPQPAKSPAANFERPAEHLARGDGRPSVNRRRHNSSDGFFNNGPLRAPAGDGWQQPSLLRHDSVDSAVSKGSHGGLAGGSGWKEPSGWHAAARGGEPPPHHHHNTGRHQKRGGDRDRERQGGHRQRNCIFHPRKGGPFQDKFSTEDRRDGKEERLKFVEEDFPSLNPEATGKPVNQTRAVATPAGVWENPPSAKQVVSKMLVIKKVSKEDPCAAFSAGFASTGPLPASSNKVPISGPSVYKNLVPKSAAATTKLPSSTTPPIDITPPRLKLMRRGPDRKSDFLRALKDEGNGELSTCGSPGTPGEAENTPESREYGETVCHENGVSHSPSDSDTEHQLLSSSLEAEHRLLKAMGWQEYPENDDNFLPLTEDELKEFQTKTEQLKKNGFGRNGVLFKTRGVTLQFTPWRNTVDVCADEGSETSSSQTSDDDDT
- the gpbp1l1 gene encoding vasculin-like protein 1 isoform X2; protein product: MAQHDFVPAWLNFSTPQPAKSPAANFERPAEHLARGDGRPSVNRRRHNSSDGFFNNGPLRAPAGDGWQQPSLLRHDSVDSAVSKGSHGGLAGGSGWKEPSGWHAAARGGEPPPHHHHNTGRHQKRGGDRDRERQGGHRQRNCIFHPRKGGPFQDKFSTEDRRDGKEERLKFVEEDFPSLNPEATGKPVNQTRAVATPAGVWENPPSAKQVVSKMLVIKKVSKEDPCAAFSAGFASTGPLPASSNKVPISGPSVYKNLVPKSAAATTKTGPWKSNGREPKPTLHFSGRDSAFVSPVSVTKPQTPLPSSTTPPIDITPPRLKLMRRGPDRKSDFLRALKDEGNGELSTCGSPGTPGEAENTPESREYGETVCHENGVSHSPSDSDTEHQLLSSSLEAEHRLLKAMGWQEYPENDDNFLPLTEDELKEFQTKTEQLKKNGFGRNGVLFKTRGVTLQFTPWRNTVDVCADEGSETSSSQTSDDDDT